The genome window GGCCTGAAGGTCAACATCAACGAAGGCACCGTGGCGGCCATCCAGCACATCAACGTGGTGGGCAACACGGTGTTCCCGGATGAAGACCTGATCGACCTGTTCGAGCTCAAGACCACCAACTGGCTGTCGTTCTTCAAGAACGACGACAAGTACGCCCGTGAAAAACTCTCCGGTGACCTGGAGCGTCTGCGTTCCTACTACCTGGACCGTGGCTACATCAACATGGACATCGCTTCGACCCAGGTGTCCATCACCCCGGACAAGAAGCACGTCTACATCACCGTCAACGTCAACGAAGGCGAGAAGTACACCGTTCGCGACGTCAAGCTCAGCGGTGACCTGAAGGTTCCCGAGGACCAGGTCAAGTCGCTGCTGCTGGTACAGAAGGGCCAAGTGTTCTCGCGCAAGCTGATGACCACCACCTCCGAGCTGATCACCCGCCGCCTGGGTAACGAGGGCTACACCTTCGCCAACGTCAACGGCGTGCCGCAGCCGCATGATGAAGACCATACCGTCGACATCACGTTCGCCGTGGACCCGGGCAAGCGCGCCTACGTCAACCGCATCAACTTCCGTGGCAACACCAAGTCCGAGGACGAAGTGCTGCGCCGTGAAATGCGCCAGATGGAAGGTGGCTGGGCGTCGACCTACCTGATCGACCAGTCCAAGACCCGCCTGGAGCGCCTGGGCTTCTTCAAGGAAGTCAACGTCGAGACACCGGCCGTGCCGGGCGTCGATGACCAGGTCGATGTGAACTACAGCGTCGAAGAGCAGGCTTCCGGCTCGATCAGCGCCAGCGTCGGCTTCTCGCAAAGCGCCGGCCTGATCCTTGGCGGCTCGATCACCCAGAACAACTTTCTCGGCACCGGCAACTACGCCAGCCTGGGCCTGACCCGCTCGTCCTACCAAAGCAAGTACAACATCGGCTTTACCGACCCCTACTTCACACCGGACGGCGTGAGCCTGGGTTACAACGCGTTCTACAACGCCACCGACTACAACGAATATTACGATGACGATAATTCGTACTATTCCATCAATAGCTATGGTGCCGGCACCTCCCTCGGCTATCCGATCAACGAAACCTCACGGTTGAATGTCGGCGTGACGGTGCAACATGACAGCATCGAACCGGGGACCTACAGCGCCGATGAGATCTACGATTTCATCGCGCGTGAAGGCAAGGACTTCACCAACTTCAAGGCCAATCTCGGCTGGTCCGAATCGACCCTGAACAAGGGCGTGCTGGCCACCCGCGGGCATTCGCAAAGCCTGAACCTGATGGCGACGGTGCCCGGCAGCGACCTGAGCTTCTACAAGATCGACTACACCGGGCAGACGTTCCTGCCGGTCAGCGACACGACCTCGCTGCGCTTGCACACCAAACTCGGCTACGGCAACAGCTACGGCTCCACTGACGGCCTGCCGTTCTATGAAAACTACACCGCCGGTGGCGAAGGCTCGGTGCGCGGCTTTGAAAGCGGCACCCTCGGCCCGCGCGATACACCGGCCACCGGCACCTATGCCAGTGCCGGCCAGGCGTACTACTCCGACCGGGACACCGAGTCACTGGGCGGCAACATACTGATCACCGGCGGCGTGGAGTACCTGTTCCCACTGCCCTTCATCAAAGACAACAAATCACTTCGTACCTCGGTGTTCTGGGACGTGGGCAGCGTCTATTCCGACAAGTGCTACCTGAGCACCACCCAGGGATGCGACGGGGTCGACCTCAGCCAGATGGCCAGCTCGGTGGGGGTCGGGGTGACCTGGTATAGCCCGCTGGGCCCGTTGAGCGCCAACATCGCCTTTCCGGTCCGAACCCCGGATAACGCTGATACGCAGGTATTCCAGTTTTCCTTGGGGCAGACGTTCTGAATGTGCTGGCCGGAACTGGTCGGAGGGCACGAACCTGCTATCTTGGATACAGACCTGAGTAGTTGCGATCCCATACGTATCCAGGTTTGAGCAATGGAGTGATGAAGTTGGAAGCAGTGGAACTGCTCGCTATGGATGAATGGGCCACCTCATCTCTGCGTGGCGAGTGTGATGTGATCATCGTCAATTACAACGCCGGTGAACTTTTGTTGGCGTGTGTAAGGTCGGCGTTTGCCGCCGGCGCTTCCAGCGTGATCGTGGTGGATAACGACTCCCATGACGATAGCCTGATGCTGGTGGAGCGAACCCACGCTGCCGGCGAAGCGCTTCAAATCGTACGCAATGCCGCCAACCTCGGCTTCGCCGTGGCGTGCAACCAAGGTGCCCGCCTGTCAGCGGCCCCCAACTTGTTTTTCCTGAACCCGGACACCGTGCTGGCCGCCAATGCCATAGACCACTTGCTGCTGGCGCTGCGCAGCGCGCCGGAGATCGGCATGGTCGGAGGGTTCCTGTGCAACCCGGACGGCAGTGAACAAGCCGGTGGACGCCGGGTATTCCCCACGCCCAGGCGCGCCTTCATGCGGGCCTTCGGGCTTTCACGGCTTTCAACCTTTTTCCCGTCGGTGTTGTCCGATTTTTTATTGCACAAGGAACCCCTGCCCGGCGCGCCCATTGCCGTTGAAGCCATCTCCGGGGCGTGCATGCTGGTCAAGCGCGAAGCGATCGAGAGTGTCGGATTGTGGGACGAAGACTATTT of Pseudomonas fluorescens contains these proteins:
- the bamA gene encoding outer membrane protein assembly factor BamA — its product is MNFSRLLCSAALLLNVTLAHAQGFKISDIRINGLQRISAGSVFGALPLNVGDNADERRLVESTRALFKTGFFQDIQLGHDGDVLVITVVERPSIASIEIEGNKAISTEDLMKGLKQSGLAEGEIFQRATLEGVRNELQRQYVAQGRYSATVDTEVVPQPRNRVGLKVNINEGTVAAIQHINVVGNTVFPDEDLIDLFELKTTNWLSFFKNDDKYAREKLSGDLERLRSYYLDRGYINMDIASTQVSITPDKKHVYITVNVNEGEKYTVRDVKLSGDLKVPEDQVKSLLLVQKGQVFSRKLMTTTSELITRRLGNEGYTFANVNGVPQPHDEDHTVDITFAVDPGKRAYVNRINFRGNTKSEDEVLRREMRQMEGGWASTYLIDQSKTRLERLGFFKEVNVETPAVPGVDDQVDVNYSVEEQASGSISASVGFSQSAGLILGGSITQNNFLGTGNYASLGLTRSSYQSKYNIGFTDPYFTPDGVSLGYNAFYNATDYNEYYDDDNSYYSINSYGAGTSLGYPINETSRLNVGVTVQHDSIEPGTYSADEIYDFIAREGKDFTNFKANLGWSESTLNKGVLATRGHSQSLNLMATVPGSDLSFYKIDYTGQTFLPVSDTTSLRLHTKLGYGNSYGSTDGLPFYENYTAGGEGSVRGFESGTLGPRDTPATGTYASAGQAYYSDRDTESLGGNILITGGVEYLFPLPFIKDNKSLRTSVFWDVGSVYSDKCYLSTTQGCDGVDLSQMASSVGVGVTWYSPLGPLSANIAFPVRTPDNADTQVFQFSLGQTF
- a CDS encoding glycosyltransferase family 2 protein — encoded protein: MEAVELLAMDEWATSSLRGECDVIIVNYNAGELLLACVRSAFAAGASSVIVVDNDSHDDSLMLVERTHAAGEALQIVRNAANLGFAVACNQGARLSAAPNLFFLNPDTVLAANAIDHLLLALRSAPEIGMVGGFLCNPDGSEQAGGRRVFPTPRRAFMRAFGLSRLSTFFPSVLSDFLLHKEPLPGAPIAVEAISGACMLVKREAIESVGLWDEDYFLHCEDLDWCMRFHQAGWRVLFVPDARVMHVFGGCSRHRPYFVEWHKHLGFLRFYRKFFRRKYPTVLWISVVIGVWFRFGLVVLRHATTRFRNAWNLR